Proteins encoded by one window of Haematobia irritans isolate KBUSLIRL chromosome 2, ASM5000362v1, whole genome shotgun sequence:
- the LOC142224247 gene encoding uncharacterized protein LOC142224247, which produces MVSPSFHNTTLLWTSQEDDEYQNDAFKKPFASSLGETVIEKWPMWQTMRLLRFYGVHRCLWDTKNEDNSNRKMRHAALLDITAAMGGELTKNQIVQKINVIRATYRYEKKRIKQRMERGLGAKTKLKWFPLADAFLRKVPKKRRKLKSDSNFHSDLEDEITFPINYETLGPLLGEYTTQKINELPYYNILELKEENINTNEDIFKQNEYDDKSKEFSDLKAIEDDLQKQLEILNTSDNKYVHEMLEISGVDSFTSIPKQEQSKDHIKAAWSLETTIQFIHLLKKNSILLTSNLSLELVEESQKTALEAIAREMCRTYKSIEKRWQIFRQTYHDEKLKILENPHYIPLYKWWIEADHIMESMPELKMEAIYLDEFHIGSDNEEQDYESRFENPIPSVAPMSNMNEEMASLFHDEFLLDSKKNLTPDLDTGPLNCDKIIWKGIEDDLLEGKWSLKHSVKFLRLYGAHRCLWDLKDPDYRSRKLRNAAIEDIAASMGYNLTPAYVAKKIKIFRITYMQQRKRILDATQKGLKPDILLKWFPLADSFLRPHIGLRSIQPDAKEIPQFDFQYVYANLNLIDPALLNDFRGKGTQNAINIGDEENVFGNSDDE; this is translated from the exons ATGGTTTCGCCTTCTTTCCACAACACCACGCTACTTTGGACTTCCCAAGAAGATGATGAATATCAAAATGATGCTTTCAAAAAG CCTTTTGCCTCCAGTTTGGGGGAAACTGTAATAGAGAAATGGCCCATGTGGCAGACAATGCGTCTCTTGCGTTTTTATGGTGTACATCGTTGTCTTTGGGATACCAAAAATGAGGATAACAGTAACAGAAAAATGCGTCATGCAGCTCTTTTGGATATTACCGCAGCCATGGGAGGGGAACTAACTAAGAATCAAATTGTGCAAAAGATAAATGTTATAAGAGCCACATATCGTTACGAAAAGAAAAGAATAAAACAACGAATGGAACGTGGCTTAGGAGCGAAGACCAAACTGAAATGGTTTCCTTTAGCAGATGCCTTTCTGAGGAAAGTGCCAAAGAAGAGGCGAAAGTTAAAG AGCGACTCAAACTTCCACTCAGATTTGGAGGATGAAATTACCTTCCCCATAAATTATGAAACATTAGGCCCTCTTTTGGGTGAATATACCACTCAGAAGATAAATGAGCTTCCATATTATAATATACTCGAATTGAAGGAAGAGAATATCAATACAAATGAagatattttcaaacaaaatgaATACGATGACAAATCAAAGGAATTTAGTGATCTGAAAGCCATAGAGGATGATCTTCAAAAacaattggaaattttgaacaCCTCAGACAATAAATATGTCCATGAAATGCTAGAAATATCGGGAGTGGATAGCTTTACAAGCATTCCCAAACAAGAACAAAGTAAGGATCACATAAAAGCCGCATGGTCCTTGGAGACAACAATTCAGTTTATacatttgctaaagaaaaaCTCTATACTTTTGACAAGTAACCTTAGCCTAGAACTTGTAGAAGAATCTCAAAAAACTGCTTTGGAAGCGATAGCTAGAGAAATGTGCAGAACGTACAAGAGTATAGAAAAACGTTggcaaatatttcgacaaacctATCACGATGAAAAACTGAAAATCTTGGAAAATCCACATTATATTCCTCTTTATAAATGGTGGATTGAAGCCGATCATATAATGGAATCCATGCCAGAATTAaaaatggaagctatatatctaGATGAATTCCATATAGGATCGGATAATGAAGAGCAAGATTATGAAAGTCGTTTTGAAAACCCCATACCCTCCGTGGCACCCATGTCCAATATGAATGAAGAAATGGCTTCATTATTTCATGATGAATTTTTGTTGGATTCTAAGAAAAACTTGAcaccagatttagatacaggacctttaaattgcgacaaaattatatggaaaggTATAGAAGATGATCTATTGGAAGGTAAATGGTCATTAAAACATTCGGTAAAATTTTTAAGGCTATATGGTGCCCATAGATGTTTGTGGGACTTGAAAGATCCCGATTATAGGTCAAGAAAATTGCGTAATGCCGCTATTGAAGATATAGCCGCGTCCATGGGTTATAATCTAACACCAGCCTATGTggcgaagaaaataaaaatatttcgtattacCTATATGCAGCAAAGAAAACGTATTCTGGATGCAACACAAAAGGGACTAAAACCAGACATTCTGCTTAAATGGTTTCCTTTAGCCGATAGTTTTCTGCGACCCCACATTGGTTTGCGTTCCATACAACCCGATGCCAAGGAGATTCCGCAGTTTGATTTTCAATATGTTTatgcaaatttgaatttaatcgaTCCAGCTTTGCTGAATGATTTTCGTGGAAAGGGAACACAAAACGCTATAAACATTGGTGATGAAGAGAATGTGTTTGGAAATTCAGATGATGAATAA